CCGCGCCGTCCGCGGACTCCAGCTCCACGGGGTCCGCGTCGCTGAAGCCCTGCTGGATGTGGACCTCGCCGTCGCCCTTGCGCTTCTTCGCCTCGGCTTCCTTCTCGGCCTTGGCCTTGTCCTCGAGCCGCTTGGCTTCGTTGGCGGCGCGCTGGTTGTCCTCGGGCGTCATCCGGGCCGTGAAGGTGGCGAACTCCTTCGCGGAGACGCCGTGCTTCTCCAGGACCTTGGCGGATTCCTTCTGCTGGGCGCGGATGGACTCGCCGCGCTCGGCGTTGCTCATCTCCGAAGGCTTCCGGTTGCCGAACTCCTCGTTCACCTTCGCCTGGGCCGCGGCCTCATCGCGCTGGATGGCCGCCACCTTCTCCGGCGACAGGCCTTCCTCCTCCGCGAGGGCAGGGGTCGCCAGAACGAGCGACGAGGCAGCGAGCATCAACGAGAGACGGGTGGTCATGGGGAGGCTCCTCAATCCGACCCATCATAGGCACGGAGTCAGCGCCCACGCATGGCGGGTTCTTCAGGGCGCCTGACACCGCGTGCAGCCGTCGTTCGCGCCCGCGCACTGCTCGCGCGCCCTGGCGCAGCGCGGCGGGAGGTCGTCCCGGTCCGCATGCTGCTCCACGAGGCCGCAGAGCTGCTCCGCCGTGGCGCACGTCCGCGTGGAGATGTCGCACTGCTCCGCGCAGGTCAGGTCGTCCCCCTGCTCGCGGGCGCGGAGCTCGTCGAGGCGGGCCTCGATGCCGTCGATGGCCGCGTCGTCGTCCCCGGCCACCCGGGTGTCCACGTGCTTCGCGCAGCCTGCCAGCGCGATTGCCGCGATGAGGAGGGCCAGCCATGACCGGGTCGCTCGCATGGGCCTACCCATATGCGCCCGTTCGTGGCCGCGTCCAGTCAGCGGCGTTCGGGCGAGCGCATGCGGCGCTCGGGGCGGGGCTCCGGCTCAGGGGGGCGGCTCCAGTAGAGCCAGGCTGTCAGCGCCAGGAGCGCGGCCACGGCCAGCCTCCGCAGCCATTCCTCGCGCGCCCGTCCGGGGGAGTCCGCGTCGGCCTGGGCGGCCTTCTGCAACGCGGCCTCCACTTCCGGCCCCAGCGCGTGCATCCGCCGGCACAGCCAGGCCACGGGCGCGAGCGGCACCGGTACGGGCGCGGTGTCCTTCTCCACGGCCATGGCCAGCATCCGCTCCCAGGCGGTGGCCTCCTCCGGGCTCTCCGGGGGCCTCGCGGGCTGGCCCAGTTGAAGGGCCAGGGCCACCGCCGAGCGGAGCAGCAGCGCCGAGAAGGCGTCGTTTGAAGTCCCATACCAGGCCGCGCACTCCGCCTGGGTGCGGCGCTCCACGAGCCGGCGGACCAGCACGGCGGCTGTGCGGGGCTCCAGCGCGCGGAGGGCCTCGCAGAGGGCCTCGGGGGACAGGCGGGCGACGTCGGGGACGGAGGCGGTCACTGGACTCCATTCTGCGGCATCCGGCCGGGGTTTTCGCGGGCTCCTACCAGGGACATGGCCTGGCTTCCGGCCGATTTCTTGAGGCGGATCGCCCCGCCCCTAGACTGTTGGACCATGTTGCAACGTGTGGCACTGCTGCTGCTCCTGCTCGCGTCGTCGCGGGCGTTCGCCGTGGAGACGATGCGCATTGCCATGGACGACCCGGGCGACGAGGTCCGCGTGAGCGGCCGGGGCCTGGGCTTCGGCCCGGATGCCGAGGACGGCGCCTATGTCGCCGTCACCTCCGGGCAGGCCACGGTGCGCCGCCGCAACGGCAAGCTGGAGGTCAACGGGGCTCCCGTCCTCGAGGACTCCATCCGCTTCCGTGGCGGACTGGAGGCCACCGACGCGGGCGGCCCCGGCAACGAACCGCTGAAGGCGGGCAGCGCGCAGGTGCGCGGCGACGTCGTCGTGCGCCTGTTCAAGAACAGCCTCCAGCTCATCAACGTCATCCCCCTGGAGGACTACCTCGCGGCGGTGCTCGGCAGCGAGATGCCCGTGTCCTTCCCGCTGGAGGCCCTCAAGGCCCAGGCCGTGGCCGCCCGGACGTACGCGCTGCAGAAGAAGCTGGACGCGTATGGGGCCGCCTTCCACATGGGCAGCAGCGTGCTCCACCAGGTGTACGGCGGCGTGAACCGCGAGGACGCCAAGACGCGCGCCGCCGTGGAGGCCACCCGGGGCGAGGTGCTCACGTACGACCTGGCCCCCATCGAGGCTTACTTCCATGCCTCCTGCGGCGGGCGCACCGAGTCCGGCCAGGACGCCCTCCAGCGCAACCTGCCGTACCTGCAGCCCGTCGACTGCCCCTGCGGCAAGCTGCCCGCCAGCCGCTGGTCCGCGACCCTCTCCGAGGCGGAGCTGCGCGGCGCGCTGAAGTCCTCGCCGGGCGGCATGCGCGTCACGGGCCGCACGCCCACGCACCGGGTGACCCGCGTGGTGCTGTCGGATGGCACCGCGGTGGACGGCGTGACGTTCCGCCGCAAGCTGGGCTACACGCGCCTCAAGAGCCTGGACTTCGACGTGGAAGCGTCCGGCAAGAACTACGTGTTCACCGGACGTGGCTTCGGCCACGGGGCGGGGCTGTGCCAGTGGGGCGCCAAGGCCCTCGCCGACCAGGGCAAGACGTACCGGGAAATCCTTTCCCACTACTACCCGGGCGCCGAGTTCCAGCAGCTCTACTGACGCCCTCGGCGGTTTCCGTGAGGGCGCGGGGGCTGCTACAAGCGCCAACCCCGTGTCGTCCCTCCTCTCCGACTACGATTTCGAGCTCCCCGAGGCGCAGATCGCCCAGGCCCCACTGCCCCACCGGGACGCGTCGCGCCTGATGGTCGTCAGCCGCGCCACCGGCGCCTGGAGCCACCAGCACTTCACCGACCTGCCGGACCTGCTGCGCGAAGGTGACCTGCTCGTCCTCAACGACGCCCGCGTCATTCCCGCGCGCCTGCTGGGCCAGAAGAGCGGCACCGGCGGCCGGGTGGAGCTGCTGGTCGTCCGCCCCGCCGCCGCGGCCACGCTGACCTCCGCGGCGCTTGGCGGAGCGCCAGAGTCGCTGGAGTGGGTCTGCCTGGGCCAGGCGTCCAAGGGGCTCAAGCCCGGCCAGTCCGTCACCTTCGACGGGGGCCTGTCCGCCGAAATCCTGGAGGCCCTGGGGGGAGGGGAGTACCGGGTGCGCTTCCATGCCGCGCCGGGCACGTCGCTCGCCAGCCTCCTGGACGCGGCGGGCCGGCTGCCCCTGCCTCCGTACATCACCCGCGAGCCCGAGGCCGCGGACGCCGAGCGCTACCAGACCGTGTACGCTCGCGCGTCCGGCGCCGTGGCCGCGCCCACCGCCGGCCTGCACTTCACCGAGGACGTCTTCGCGAGGCTCGCGGCGAAGGGTGTCCGGCGCGTGGAAGTGACGCTCGACGTGGGGCCCGGCACCTTCCTCCCCGTGCGCGAGGAGGTGCTGGACAAGCACCACATGCACCCGGAGCGCTTCACCGTGCCCCAGGCCACCGCTGACGCCGTGAACGCCGCGAAGGCGGAAGGGCGCCGCGTGGTCGCCGTGGGCACCACCGTGGTGCGCACGCTGGAGTCCGCCACCGACCCGGACACGGGCCGGCTGCGCAGTGGCCCGGGCGAGACGGCGATGTTCATCCGGCCCGGCTATGTCTTCCGCCAGGTGGACGTGCTCCTCACGAACTTCCACCTGCCGCGCTCCACGCTGGTGATGCTGGTGAGCGCGCTCCTGGGCCGTGAGCGCACGCTCGCCGCGTACCAGGAGGCCGTGCGCGCGGGCTACCGGTTCTTCAGTTACGGCGATGCCATGTTGGTGAAGGAGTGAGTGCCGTGGTCGACGAGCAGGGCAGGGAAAAGGGCGAGAAGGGCGATACCCGCGTGCCCCCGGGGCTGGTGCGCTTCGAGCTGTTGCACGAGGACCAGAGCGGCACCAAGGCGCGCCGCGGCCGGCTGAACACGCCGCATGGTCCCATCGAGACGCCCATCTTCATGCCCGTGGGCACCGTGGGCAGCGTCAAGGGCGTGGGCCCGGACGACCTGAAGACCCTGGACGCGCAGATCATCCTGGGCAACACCTACCACCTGATGCTGCGCCCCACGGACGCGCTCGTCGGGGAGATGGGCGGCCTGCACCGCTTCATCTCCTGGGACCGGCCCATGCTCACCGACAGCGGCGGCTTCCAGGTGTTCAGCCTGTCGGAGAAGCGCAAGATCACGGAGGAGGGCGCCGCGTTCCAGTCGCACCTGGACGGCTCGCGGCACTTCCTGTCGCCGGAGCGCTCCATTGAAATCCAGGAGACGCTGGGCGCGGACGTCATCATGGCGTTCGACGAGTGCCCTCCGTCCACCGAGGACCGCGCCTACCTGGAGAAGTCCCTGGCGCGCACCACGCGCTGGCTGCACCGGTGCGTGAAGGCGTGGGGCCGCGAGCGCTCGTCGCTCTTCGGCATCGTGCAGGGCGGCCTGCATGACGACCTGCGCAAGCGCCACGCGGAGGAGGTGTGCGCGGTGGACCTGCCCGGCTACGCGCTGGGGGGCTACTCCGTGGGCGAGGCGCCCGAGGCCATGCACGCGGGCGTGGCCTACTCGGCGCCGCTGCTGCCCCGGGACAAGCCGCGCTACCTGATGGGCGTGGGCACGCCGCTGGACCTGGTGACGTGCGTGGAGCACGGCGTGGACATGTTCGACTGCGTGCTTCCTACGCGGTGCGCGCGCAACGGCCTGCTCTTCACCTCGGAGGGCAAGCTGGTCATCCGCAACGCGGCCTACGCCAAGGACCCCCGCCCGGTGGACCCGGCGTGCTCCTGCTACACCTGCCGCACGTTCAGCCGCTCCTACCTGCGGCACCTGTTCGCGGCGGGAGAAATCCTGGCGATGCGGCTCAACACCCTGCACAACCTCCACTACTTCCTGGACCTGATGGCCCAGGTGCGCCGCGCCATCGCCGAGGACCGCTTCGCCGCGTTCGCTCGCGACTTCCGGGCCAAGGCCGTGGCGCAGGAGGCCGAACGCAAAAGCGGCCGGTGAGCGGGCAACGGGTTTGCCGCGCTTCCGGCGTTCACTTGCTCACATGGGGCGCCCTTGCTAAGAGGCCACCCTTTCGGATGTTTTGACCCCACCCGTACGCCGGGTCGGGGCCGTTTCCGAGTCCTTCCTCCCAAACGACGAGGCAGTACGTGGCTGACAGTTTCCTGATTCTCGCGCAGGCCGGGGCTGGCGGTTCCCCCCTGGGGACCTTCGGCTTCCTCGCCGTGCTGGTGGCCATCATGTACTTCGTGATGATCCGCCCCCAGCAGAAGCAGCTCAAGGAGCACCGCAACCTGCTCGCGGGGCTGAAGAAGGGCGATGACGTCGTGACGTCCGGCGGCATCCTCGGGCGCATCCACCAGGTGGACGAGTCCACCGTGACGCTGGAGATCGCCAGCGGGGTGCGCGTGCGCGTGCTCAAGACGGCGGTCAGTGCGAAGGGAACCGTTCCGGTGGCGGGCGCCCCGGCGGCTGTCCCCGCTGAGAAGAAGGAGGAGAAGTAATGGACCGCGGCTGGTGGTGGAAGTTCGGAATGATCGTCGCGGTGACGCTGGGGACGATCTGGTTCCTCGTCCCGACGTACTACTCGCTGGTGGTCCTGGACCGCAACGAGCGCAACAACATCGCCGTGCTGGAGCAGCGGCTGCCCAAGTGGGCGCCCCCCGCGAAGTACCGCCTCAACCTGGGGCTGGACCTGCAGGGCGGCATCCACATGGTGATGCGGGTGGACACCAAGACGGCCCTGCAGAAGCGCACCGAGCGCCGCGGGACGCAGATCGCCACCTACGTCAACGACAAGAAGCTGGGTGAGGTGACGGCGGACACGGACCCGGAGCGGCTGCAGCTGGTGCTGACCGCGAAGGACCCGGCGACCATGGACGCCATCCAGAAGGAGGTCCTGGCCACCTTCACCGACTTCACCGTGGAGTCCCGCAACGGCGGCACGCTGGTGCTCAAGCCGGACGAGGGCCAGGTGAACCGCTTCCGCGACGAGGCCGTGGACCAGGCGATGCTCGTCATCCGCCGCCGCATCGACAAGTGGGGCGTGGCGGAAGTGGACGTGCGCAAGCTGGGCACGGACTCCATCCAGATTTCGCTGCCCGGCCGCAGCAACCCGGAGCAGGCCAAGGAGCTGGTGGGCACCACCGCGCAGCTGGAGTTCCGGATGGTGGACGACACCAACCCGCAGGTGTTCGCGCAGATGTACCAGCAGAACCCGCCCCCGCCGGAGAGCAAGATCACCCTGGTGGAGGACGAGGGCTTCCCGCAGCTGTCCTCGCCCAACCGCGAGGCGCTGCTGGCGTACGCGAAGGACAAGACGCCGGAGGGCCGCGACGTCGTCACCGAGTGCGTGGCGAACCCGGTGAAGAAGAACGATTGCATCGCGTACCGCAGCTACCTGCTGGACAAGAACGTTCCGCTCACGGGTGAGAGCCTGGCGGGCGCGGACGCGTCCGTCAGCCAGATGAACGAGCCGGAGGTGAACATCGCCTTCGACCCGGCCGGTTCGCGTGAGTTCGAGAAGCTGACCGAGGCCGCGGTGGGCCGCCGGATGGCCATCGTGCTGGACGACAACGTGCACACCGCCCCGCGCATCAACGAGAAGATTGGCGGCGGCCGCGCGCGCATCACCATGGGCCGCGCCAGCGGGCGCAGCTTCGAGGAGTGGCTGGGCGAGGCGCAGACGCTGGCGCTGGTGCTCAAGGCGGGCGCGCTGCCCGCGCCGGTGACGGTGGGCGAAATCCGTCAGGTGGGCGCGACGCTGGGCGACGAGCTCATCAAGAAGGGCAGCCTGGCCGCGCTGGTGGGCCTGGCGCTCGTCGTCGTCTTCATGGCGGTGTACTACCGCAAGTCCGGCCTCATCGCGGACGTGGCGCTCCTGCTCAACGGCCTGCTCATCCTGGCGGGCCTGGCGTTCTTCAACGCCACGCTGACGCTGCCGGGCATCGCGGGCTTCGTGCTCACGCTGGGCATCGCGGTGGACGCGAACGTGCTCATCAACGAGCGCATCCGTGAGGAGCTGTCCCACGGCAAGTCCGCGCGCGCCGCGGTGGACCAGGGCTATGACCGCGCCTTCTGGACCATCTTCGACGCGCACGTGACGACGCTCATCGCGGGCTTCATCCTGTTCTTCACGGGAACGGGTCCGGTCCGCGGCTTCGCCACCACGCTCATCGTGGGCCTGCTGGCGTCGCTGTTCACGTCCATCGTCGTGACGCGCGTCATCACGACCTACTTCGTCCACGGCCGCAACGCCCAGTCGGTGTCCGTCTAACGGGCCTCAGAGCGCCTTCGGGAAATCCGCCATGCAGATTCTCAAGCACAAGACGAACATCGACTTCATCAGCAAGCGCAAGCCGGCGCTCTTCATCTCCACGCTCATCAACCTGGCCATCATCGTCGGCATCGCCGCGGTGGGGTTCAACTTCGGCGTGGACTTCGCCGGCGGCACGGTGGTGGAGCTGAAGTACAACACGCCCACCACCGCGGAGCAGGTCCGTGAGAAGGCCCAGGCCGGCGGGCTGCACGACGTCAGCGTCCAGGGCGTGGGCGCGGCCGAGGAGAACTCCTTCCTCCTGCGCATGGGCGGCGTCACGCAGCTCACGGAGGAGAACGCCGAGCACGCGAAGGCGGCCATCCAGGGCCTGGGCGAGACGCGCAACGTCTACGCCGACATGGCCAACGGCATCGTGAACTTCCGCTCCGCGCAGCCCATGTCCGCGGAGGCGGTGAAGAAGGCCGTCGAGGGCGCGGGCATCGGCGTGCAGGAGGTGCGTGACCTGGGCGCGAACCAGGGCGGCACCGGCTACGACTACCAGGTCGTGGCGAGCGGCATGGCGGACAAGGTGTTCGCCGCGCTGAGCGCGGGCTCCGACAAGCCCGGCTTCGAGCAGCGCCGCGTGGACTACGTGGGCCCGCAGGTGGGCAAGCAGTTGCGCAACCGCGGCATCATGGCGCTGGTGTACTCGATGGTCGCCATCCTCATCTACGTGGCGTTCCGCTTCGACTTCAAGTTCGGCCCGGGCGCGCTGCTCGCCATGGTCCATGACGTCATCATGGTGGCGGGCTACTACCTGGTGAGCCGGCGCGAGTTCAACCTGACGTCCATCGCCGCGCTGCTCACCATCGTGGGCTACTCCGTGAACGACACCATCGTCATCTACGACCGCATCCGCGAGGACATGGTGAAGTACAAGGGCAAGCCGCTGCCGGAGATCATCAACATCGCCGTCAACGACACGCTGGGCCGCACCATCCTCACCTCTGGCGTGACGGCGCTGTCGCTCATCGGTCTGCTCATCTTCGGCGTGGGCGAAATCTTCGACTTCGCCATG
The sequence above is drawn from the Corallococcus sp. NCRR genome and encodes:
- a CDS encoding SpoIID/LytB domain-containing protein; protein product: MLQRVALLLLLLASSRAFAVETMRIAMDDPGDEVRVSGRGLGFGPDAEDGAYVAVTSGQATVRRRNGKLEVNGAPVLEDSIRFRGGLEATDAGGPGNEPLKAGSAQVRGDVVVRLFKNSLQLINVIPLEDYLAAVLGSEMPVSFPLEALKAQAVAARTYALQKKLDAYGAAFHMGSSVLHQVYGGVNREDAKTRAAVEATRGEVLTYDLAPIEAYFHASCGGRTESGQDALQRNLPYLQPVDCPCGKLPASRWSATLSEAELRGALKSSPGGMRVTGRTPTHRVTRVVLSDGTAVDGVTFRRKLGYTRLKSLDFDVEASGKNYVFTGRGFGHGAGLCQWGAKALADQGKTYREILSHYYPGAEFQQLY
- the queA gene encoding tRNA preQ1(34) S-adenosylmethionine ribosyltransferase-isomerase QueA, which encodes MSSLLSDYDFELPEAQIAQAPLPHRDASRLMVVSRATGAWSHQHFTDLPDLLREGDLLVLNDARVIPARLLGQKSGTGGRVELLVVRPAAAATLTSAALGGAPESLEWVCLGQASKGLKPGQSVTFDGGLSAEILEALGGGEYRVRFHAAPGTSLASLLDAAGRLPLPPYITREPEAADAERYQTVYARASGAVAAPTAGLHFTEDVFARLAAKGVRRVEVTLDVGPGTFLPVREEVLDKHHMHPERFTVPQATADAVNAAKAEGRRVVAVGTTVVRTLESATDPDTGRLRSGPGETAMFIRPGYVFRQVDVLLTNFHLPRSTLVMLVSALLGRERTLAAYQEAVRAGYRFFSYGDAMLVKE
- the tgt gene encoding tRNA guanosine(34) transglycosylase Tgt produces the protein MVDEQGREKGEKGDTRVPPGLVRFELLHEDQSGTKARRGRLNTPHGPIETPIFMPVGTVGSVKGVGPDDLKTLDAQIILGNTYHLMLRPTDALVGEMGGLHRFISWDRPMLTDSGGFQVFSLSEKRKITEEGAAFQSHLDGSRHFLSPERSIEIQETLGADVIMAFDECPPSTEDRAYLEKSLARTTRWLHRCVKAWGRERSSLFGIVQGGLHDDLRKRHAEEVCAVDLPGYALGGYSVGEAPEAMHAGVAYSAPLLPRDKPRYLMGVGTPLDLVTCVEHGVDMFDCVLPTRCARNGLLFTSEGKLVIRNAAYAKDPRPVDPACSCYTCRTFSRSYLRHLFAAGEILAMRLNTLHNLHYFLDLMAQVRRAIAEDRFAAFARDFRAKAVAQEAERKSGR
- the yajC gene encoding preprotein translocase subunit YajC — its product is MADSFLILAQAGAGGSPLGTFGFLAVLVAIMYFVMIRPQQKQLKEHRNLLAGLKKGDDVVTSGGILGRIHQVDESTVTLEIASGVRVRVLKTAVSAKGTVPVAGAPAAVPAEKKEEK
- the secD gene encoding protein translocase subunit SecD, yielding MDRGWWWKFGMIVAVTLGTIWFLVPTYYSLVVLDRNERNNIAVLEQRLPKWAPPAKYRLNLGLDLQGGIHMVMRVDTKTALQKRTERRGTQIATYVNDKKLGEVTADTDPERLQLVLTAKDPATMDAIQKEVLATFTDFTVESRNGGTLVLKPDEGQVNRFRDEAVDQAMLVIRRRIDKWGVAEVDVRKLGTDSIQISLPGRSNPEQAKELVGTTAQLEFRMVDDTNPQVFAQMYQQNPPPPESKITLVEDEGFPQLSSPNREALLAYAKDKTPEGRDVVTECVANPVKKNDCIAYRSYLLDKNVPLTGESLAGADASVSQMNEPEVNIAFDPAGSREFEKLTEAAVGRRMAIVLDDNVHTAPRINEKIGGGRARITMGRASGRSFEEWLGEAQTLALVLKAGALPAPVTVGEIRQVGATLGDELIKKGSLAALVGLALVVVFMAVYYRKSGLIADVALLLNGLLILAGLAFFNATLTLPGIAGFVLTLGIAVDANVLINERIREELSHGKSARAAVDQGYDRAFWTIFDAHVTTLIAGFILFFTGTGPVRGFATTLIVGLLASLFTSIVVTRVITTYFVHGRNAQSVSV
- the secF gene encoding protein translocase subunit SecF, whose protein sequence is MQILKHKTNIDFISKRKPALFISTLINLAIIVGIAAVGFNFGVDFAGGTVVELKYNTPTTAEQVREKAQAGGLHDVSVQGVGAAEENSFLLRMGGVTQLTEENAEHAKAAIQGLGETRNVYADMANGIVNFRSAQPMSAEAVKKAVEGAGIGVQEVRDLGANQGGTGYDYQVVASGMADKVFAALSAGSDKPGFEQRRVDYVGPQVGKQLRNRGIMALVYSMVAILIYVAFRFDFKFGPGALLAMVHDVIMVAGYYLVSRREFNLTSIAALLTIVGYSVNDTIVIYDRIREDMVKYKGKPLPEIINIAVNDTLGRTILTSGVTALSLIGLLIFGVGEIFDFAMAMLVGILVGTYSSVYIASPLVIWLDERAHAREGHGGGAKQEPKTA